One Fibrobacter sp. DNA segment encodes these proteins:
- a CDS encoding prephenate dehydratase — MKKIAFQGRRGAYSESAAYHLFGNDIEVVPMDTFEQIFQGIETGAVDGGAIPIENSTAGSIYDNYDLLYKWRHPIVGEVKLQISHSLCALPGTKLEDLKEVLSHPQGLAQCSRFFGRNPKIKSTAFYDTAGSAEEIARRGDKTVGAIASAYAGKFYGLDILAEGIENLPGVNFTRFYAIQKTANPLPETGKIKTTLLFMLSDSGKSGALHAALGCFAKRDLNLTRIESRPHPDRPWEYIFHLSFEGSPKDATVIEALEELQSYCDFVYRLGSFREGTTEKLSY, encoded by the coding sequence ATGAAGAAAATCGCATTTCAGGGCCGTCGCGGGGCCTATAGCGAAAGCGCCGCCTACCACCTGTTCGGAAACGACATCGAGGTTGTCCCGATGGACACGTTCGAACAGATTTTCCAGGGCATCGAGACCGGTGCCGTAGACGGCGGAGCAATCCCCATCGAGAACTCCACCGCAGGTTCCATCTACGACAACTACGATTTGCTCTACAAGTGGCGCCACCCCATCGTAGGCGAAGTCAAGCTCCAGATTTCGCATAGCCTGTGCGCGCTGCCCGGAACAAAACTCGAGGACTTGAAAGAAGTGCTGAGCCACCCGCAAGGCCTGGCGCAGTGCAGCCGATTCTTCGGGCGCAACCCGAAAATAAAAAGCACCGCTTTCTATGATACAGCAGGAAGCGCCGAAGAGATTGCGCGCCGCGGCGATAAAACCGTAGGCGCCATCGCGAGCGCCTACGCCGGCAAGTTCTACGGCCTGGATATATTGGCCGAAGGCATCGAGAACTTGCCGGGGGTGAACTTCACCCGGTTTTACGCCATCCAGAAGACGGCGAACCCGCTCCCCGAAACCGGCAAAATCAAGACGACGCTGCTGTTCATGTTGAGCGACTCCGGAAAGTCCGGCGCATTGCATGCCGCCCTCGGGTGTTTCGCGAAACGCGACCTGAACCTCACCCGCATCGAGAGCCGCCCGCATCCCGACCGCCCGTGGGAATACATTTTCCACCTTTCCTTCGAAGGAAGCCCGAAAGATGCGACCGTCATCGAGGCACTCGAGGAACTGCAGTCCTACTGCGACTTCGTGTACCGCCTCGGAAGCTTCCGCGAAGGCACAACGGAGAAGTTGAGTTATTAG